One genomic region from Arthrobacter sp. YN encodes:
- a CDS encoding phage holin family protein has protein sequence MSGRHTGRTSQGPAIRTLPKTLKLVARLAPRQINDEIALAKVELKRKATQVGIAGAFFGVALVFLALLVIALVVAAILGLSTIMPGWLAALIVAAFFLIIVAIASLIGIAKFKKAMPLVPEDTIRGIKHDLGIAKEGSAFDESILDPNSPAAKAAKAGKEAAAEKAKAEKAAKEAAKEADAVKAPTEAELRSRLKKRREHLTGVRDELGEQLDVKKQGQALLNSAGGKFQEGKEFAAAKFADLGDSVPESLTERLAARWKDLAAFATAAVVFVVALRKLLKK, from the coding sequence ATGAGTGGACGTCACACCGGCCGGACCAGTCAAGGACCTGCCATTCGCACTTTGCCGAAGACCCTCAAGCTCGTTGCACGGTTGGCCCCACGGCAAATCAACGACGAAATTGCCTTGGCAAAGGTGGAACTCAAACGCAAGGCCACCCAGGTTGGAATAGCCGGCGCGTTCTTTGGCGTGGCCCTTGTCTTCCTTGCGCTGTTGGTGATCGCCCTCGTTGTTGCCGCCATCCTGGGGCTGTCGACCATCATGCCGGGATGGCTCGCGGCGCTGATCGTCGCAGCGTTCTTCTTGATTATCGTGGCCATCGCATCCCTGATTGGAATCGCCAAGTTCAAGAAGGCCATGCCCCTGGTGCCCGAGGACACCATCCGGGGCATCAAGCACGATCTTGGAATTGCCAAAGAGGGTTCAGCCTTCGATGAGTCCATCCTCGATCCCAACTCGCCCGCTGCCAAGGCGGCCAAGGCCGGGAAGGAAGCTGCAGCGGAGAAAGCCAAGGCAGAGAAGGCTGCGAAGGAAGCCGCCAAGGAAGCGGACGCCGTCAAGGCACCTACGGAAGCGGAGCTTCGCTCGCGCCTGAAGAAGCGCCGCGAACATCTGACGGGGGTCCGCGACGAGCTCGGCGAGCAGTTGGACGTCAAGAAGCAGGGGCAGGCCCTGCTGAACAGCGCCGGCGGGAAGTTCCAGGAGGGCAAGGAGTTCGCTGCAGCGAAGTTTGCCGACCTCGGAGACTCCGTCCCCGAAAGCCTCACCGAGCGGCTCGCCGCCCGGTGGAAGGACCTCGCCGCGTTTGCCACTGCTGCTGTGGTGTTCGTTGTTGCCCTGCGGAAGCTGCTGAAAAAGTAG
- a CDS encoding CDP-alcohol phosphatidyltransferase family protein → MKLIGAGSNPDRPQVDHDLIFTVPNILTVLRFMGVPLFVWLVLSEQEYGFAVLVLVIMGSTDWVDGYIARRFDQTSKLGRILDPMADRAALLAVAFTLAIAGVVQWWYLAALLVPDAILAIASLIYFRSHPDLPVSIIGKIRTALLLLGTPLLVLSKLPIPFTEVYFVAAWTFLGFGLLGHWIAAYNYFWAILRKGKELKNDDGGHG, encoded by the coding sequence GTGAAATTGATCGGTGCTGGTTCGAACCCTGACCGGCCGCAGGTTGACCACGACCTCATCTTCACTGTCCCCAACATCCTCACGGTCCTCCGCTTCATGGGGGTCCCGCTGTTCGTGTGGCTCGTTTTGTCGGAGCAGGAGTACGGCTTCGCCGTCCTGGTGCTTGTGATCATGGGCAGCACCGACTGGGTTGATGGCTACATCGCCCGGCGCTTCGACCAGACCTCCAAGCTGGGCCGCATCCTGGATCCCATGGCGGATCGGGCCGCGCTGCTGGCCGTTGCCTTCACGCTGGCGATTGCCGGCGTCGTGCAGTGGTGGTACCTGGCCGCGCTGTTGGTTCCGGACGCCATCCTGGCCATTGCTTCCCTGATCTACTTCCGCAGCCACCCGGACCTTCCAGTGAGCATCATTGGGAAAATCCGCACAGCGCTGTTGCTGCTCGGCACTCCGTTGCTTGTCCTCTCCAAATTGCCCATCCCGTTCACTGAGGTCTACTTCGTAGCCGCTTGGACGTTCCTGGGCTTCGGGCTGCTGGGACACTGGATTGCGGCCTACAACTATTTCTGGGCCATCTTGCGTAAGGGTAAAGAACTGAAAAACGACGACGGCGGACACGGCTGA
- a CDS encoding glycosyltransferase: protein MTIPDTNKPLTLLIAADTYPPHVNGAAQFGYRLAKGMTARGHNVHVLACRPDTGKSFTEFRDEATVHRLRSHGVFTHEYFRICFPWEIKKEISLLFDKVQPDVVHIQSHYMIGEQVLYEAVKRGIRVVATNHFMPENLNPFLPFPQWFKDIVGRISWKDMGKVMSQADVVTTPTPLAAKAMHQHAFLRKVLPLSNGIDSSAYELQPGETIEPHANPTVLFAGRLAEEKHVNVLIDAVAKTSPALNVHLEIVGGGEVRPALEAQVAKLGLGDRVRFLGLASDEDLREAYIKADIFCMPGTAELQSLVTLEAMSASTPVLLANAMALPHLVRDGENGYLFTPNNSDELAAKITQLVELPKHELEAMGKLSREMVEPHSINGTLQTFEDLYRGASYEDMVV, encoded by the coding sequence GTGACCATTCCCGACACCAACAAGCCCCTCACTCTTCTGATTGCTGCGGATACTTACCCGCCGCATGTCAACGGTGCCGCGCAGTTTGGCTACCGCCTGGCCAAGGGAATGACGGCACGAGGACACAACGTCCACGTGTTGGCCTGCCGTCCGGACACGGGCAAGAGCTTTACGGAGTTCCGCGACGAAGCTACTGTTCACCGGCTCCGTTCCCATGGCGTTTTCACCCATGAGTACTTCCGCATTTGCTTCCCGTGGGAAATCAAGAAGGAAATCAGCCTGCTGTTCGACAAAGTCCAACCGGACGTCGTCCACATCCAAAGCCATTACATGATTGGCGAGCAGGTCCTGTACGAGGCCGTGAAGCGTGGCATCCGGGTTGTTGCCACCAACCACTTCATGCCGGAAAACCTGAATCCCTTCCTGCCGTTCCCGCAGTGGTTCAAGGACATCGTTGGCCGCATCTCCTGGAAGGACATGGGCAAGGTGATGAGCCAGGCCGATGTGGTCACCACGCCCACTCCACTCGCTGCCAAGGCCATGCACCAGCACGCGTTCCTGCGTAAGGTCCTGCCGCTCTCCAACGGCATTGATTCCTCGGCTTATGAACTCCAGCCCGGTGAGACCATCGAGCCGCATGCCAACCCCACGGTGCTGTTTGCCGGACGTCTGGCCGAAGAAAAGCATGTCAACGTCCTGATCGACGCCGTGGCCAAGACGTCCCCGGCGTTGAACGTGCACCTGGAGATTGTTGGGGGCGGCGAAGTCCGGCCTGCCCTTGAGGCGCAGGTAGCGAAGCTGGGGCTGGGCGACAGGGTCAGGTTCCTCGGACTCGCTAGCGACGAAGACTTGCGCGAGGCCTACATCAAGGCCGACATTTTCTGCATGCCCGGAACAGCCGAGCTCCAGTCACTGGTGACCCTGGAAGCCATGTCTGCTTCCACTCCGGTGCTGCTGGCCAACGCCATGGCCCTGCCGCATCTGGTCCGTGATGGTGAGAACGGCTATCTCTTCACGCCGAACAACAGTGATGAACTGGCAGCCAAGATCACCCAGCTGGTGGAGCTTCCCAAGCATGAGCTGGAAGCCATGGGCAAGCTGAGCCGCGAGATGGTGGAGCCCCACAGCATCAACGGCACGCTCCAGACGTTCGAGGACCTCTACCGCGGGGCTTCCTATGAGGACATGGTGGTGTGA
- a CDS encoding acyl-CoA dehydrogenase family protein: protein MSNAAFDATNLPYADGDFYAFEQMLTGKEQDRLAEVREFLAREVKPIAVDCWNRGEFPMDLIPKLGELDLVSPVRRQGYSNLFAGMLHAEVTRADASIATFMGVHDGLFTGSIEALASQEQKDAWLPDIYSLKKIGAFGLTEPLGGSDVAGGTRTTAQRDGDTWILNGAKRWIGNATFSDWVVIYAKDVADNQVKAFLVDTALPGFSASKIENKISLRTVQNADITLDNVVVPDFFKLANGNSFRDTNKVLKVTRLAVAWQAVGLQMAAFDVARSYAVERQQFGRPLAAFQLVQNQLVQILGNTVASMGMMVRLAQLEDAGVAKDEQSALAKAFTTARMRESVALGRSILGGNGIVTDYGMAKIFSDAEAIYSYEGTHEINTLVTGRAITGVSAIV from the coding sequence ATGTCCAACGCTGCATTCGACGCCACCAACCTTCCGTATGCCGACGGCGACTTCTATGCCTTTGAGCAGATGCTGACAGGCAAAGAGCAGGATCGCCTGGCCGAGGTCCGCGAATTCCTGGCCCGCGAGGTCAAACCAATCGCCGTGGATTGCTGGAACCGTGGCGAGTTCCCCATGGATCTCATTCCCAAGCTCGGCGAACTGGACCTTGTCAGCCCTGTCCGCCGCCAGGGGTACTCCAACCTGTTCGCCGGAATGCTCCATGCGGAGGTGACCCGGGCGGATGCTTCCATTGCTACCTTCATGGGTGTCCACGACGGCTTGTTCACCGGCTCCATTGAAGCCCTCGCTTCCCAGGAGCAGAAGGACGCCTGGCTCCCGGATATCTACTCACTGAAGAAGATCGGCGCTTTCGGCCTCACCGAACCGTTGGGCGGCTCTGATGTTGCCGGCGGCACCCGGACCACGGCCCAGCGCGACGGCGACACCTGGATCCTCAACGGCGCCAAGCGCTGGATCGGCAACGCTACTTTCTCCGACTGGGTGGTCATCTACGCCAAGGACGTGGCCGACAACCAGGTGAAGGCGTTCTTGGTGGACACCGCGCTGCCCGGCTTCTCTGCGAGCAAGATCGAGAACAAGATCTCCCTTCGTACGGTCCAGAACGCGGACATCACCCTGGATAACGTGGTGGTGCCGGACTTCTTCAAACTTGCCAACGGCAACAGCTTCCGGGACACCAACAAGGTCCTCAAAGTCACGCGTTTGGCAGTCGCTTGGCAGGCAGTGGGGCTTCAAATGGCAGCCTTCGACGTCGCCCGCAGCTACGCCGTCGAGCGTCAGCAGTTCGGACGGCCGCTGGCGGCTTTCCAGTTGGTGCAGAACCAGCTGGTCCAGATCCTCGGGAACACCGTTGCTTCCATGGGCATGATGGTCCGTCTGGCCCAACTCGAAGACGCAGGTGTAGCCAAGGACGAGCAGTCAGCCTTGGCCAAGGCCTTCACCACCGCACGCATGCGCGAAAGCGTCGCCCTGGGCCGCAGCATCCTGGGCGGCAATGGGATCGTCACGGACTATGGGATGGCCAAGATCTTCTCCGATGCCGAGGCCATTTACTCCTACGAAGGCACGCACGAGATCAACACGCTGGTCACCGGCCGGGCCATCACGGGCGTCTCGGCCATCGTCTAA
- a CDS encoding M23 family metallopeptidase has protein sequence MTLAKSLTTLLATVAMAAGALGASVPAAPDPASARWSWPLSPKPGVLRIFDPPDKPWLSGHRGVDVGPASDGGKVTAPSDGVVTFAGVVVDRPVLTIDHGDGLKSSFEPVTSELKAGDVVRKGKAIGTVEPGHCGVSTCLHWGVRRGEVYLNPLGFVSDLRPSILLPLY, from the coding sequence ATGACCCTCGCAAAGTCCTTGACGACCCTGCTGGCTACCGTGGCAATGGCTGCGGGCGCACTTGGCGCATCCGTGCCGGCTGCGCCGGATCCGGCGTCCGCCCGGTGGAGTTGGCCACTCTCCCCCAAACCCGGCGTGCTTCGGATCTTCGATCCCCCGGACAAACCGTGGCTGAGTGGCCATCGGGGCGTGGATGTGGGACCAGCGTCCGACGGCGGAAAGGTCACCGCGCCGTCGGACGGCGTGGTGACCTTTGCCGGCGTCGTGGTGGATCGTCCGGTACTGACCATCGATCACGGCGATGGCCTCAAAAGCAGCTTCGAACCCGTGACCAGCGAACTCAAAGCCGGCGACGTCGTCCGCAAGGGCAAGGCCATAGGGACCGTGGAACCCGGACATTGCGGTGTCAGTACCTGCCTGCATTGGGGTGTTCGCCGGGGCGAGGTCTACCTGAACCCGCTGGGCTTCGTGTCGGACCTGCGCCCGTCAATCCTGCTCCCGCTCTACTGA
- the rpsB gene encoding 30S ribosomal protein S2: MPVVTMRQLLDSGVHFGHQTRRWNPKMKRFIFTERNGIYIIDLQQSLSYIDRAYEFVKATVAHGGTVLFVGTKKQAQEAIAEQATRVGQPYVNQRWLGGMLTNFQTVAKRIQRMKELEEINFDDVAGSAYTKKELLLLKRELTKLESNLGGIRNLTKAPSVLWVVDTKKEHLAVDEAKKLNIPVVAILDTNCDPDEVDFPIPGNDDAIRSVNLLTRVVADAVAEGLIARNQRATGTTEAPEEPLAEWERELLEGSKAEEAAATEAPAAEAPAAEAPAAEAPAAEAPEATEAAAGEAEAAK, encoded by the coding sequence ATGCCCGTCGTAACTATGCGCCAGCTGCTTGACAGCGGCGTCCACTTTGGACACCAGACCCGTCGTTGGAACCCGAAGATGAAGCGATTCATCTTCACGGAGCGCAACGGCATCTACATCATTGACCTCCAGCAGTCGCTGTCCTACATCGACCGCGCCTACGAGTTCGTCAAGGCTACTGTCGCCCACGGCGGCACCGTCCTGTTCGTCGGCACCAAGAAGCAGGCTCAGGAAGCAATTGCCGAGCAGGCTACCCGTGTTGGCCAGCCGTACGTCAACCAGCGTTGGTTGGGCGGTATGCTCACCAACTTCCAGACCGTCGCCAAGCGCATCCAGCGCATGAAGGAACTCGAAGAGATCAACTTCGACGACGTCGCAGGCTCGGCTTACACCAAGAAGGAGCTCCTGCTCCTCAAGCGCGAACTCACCAAGCTTGAGTCCAACCTCGGTGGTATCCGCAACCTGACCAAGGCTCCCTCGGTTCTGTGGGTTGTTGACACCAAGAAGGAACACCTTGCTGTTGACGAAGCCAAGAAGCTGAACATCCCGGTTGTTGCCATCCTGGACACCAACTGCGATCCCGACGAAGTTGACTTCCCGATCCCGGGTAACGACGACGCCATCCGCTCCGTCAACCTGCTGACCCGCGTTGTTGCCGACGCTGTAGCTGAGGGCCTCATCGCCCGCAACCAGCGCGCAACGGGCACCACCGAGGCTCCGGAAGAGCCGCTGGCTGAGTGGGAGCGCGAGCTCCTCGAAGGCAGCAAGGCCGAAGAAGCAGCGGCAACCGAGGCTCCGGCGGCAGAAGCTCCCGCAGCTGAGGCTCCGGCAGCAGAAGCTCCCGCAGCTGAGGCTCCCGAAGCAACTGAAGCTGCAGCCGGCGAAGCCGAAGCAGCCAAGTAA
- the tsf gene encoding translation elongation factor Ts — MANYTAADIKALRERTGAGMMDVKKALDEANGDAEKAIEIIRIKGLKGATKREGRSTAEGLVAAKVNGGVGVMIEVNCETDFVAKADKFIQLADKVLNVAVESGAADLETLLATEVDGKPLSEVVVEEGAVLGEKVVVRRISRVEGTTVDAYLHKTSKDLPAQVGVLFAVDGEGEAAATAAHDIAVHVAAMAPNYLTRDDVPAELVESERRIAEETAKAEGKPEAALSKIVEGRVTGFYKGEVLVDQAFAKDSKKTVAQVLEEAGVKATAVTRFRVGN; from the coding sequence ATGGCGAACTACACTGCTGCTGACATCAAGGCCCTGCGCGAGCGCACCGGCGCCGGCATGATGGACGTCAAGAAGGCTCTTGACGAAGCTAACGGTGACGCCGAGAAGGCCATCGAGATCATCCGCATCAAGGGCCTCAAGGGCGCTACCAAGCGCGAAGGCCGTTCGACTGCTGAAGGCCTGGTTGCTGCCAAGGTCAACGGCGGCGTTGGCGTAATGATCGAGGTCAACTGCGAAACTGACTTCGTTGCCAAGGCTGACAAGTTCATCCAGCTGGCTGACAAGGTCCTCAACGTTGCAGTCGAGTCCGGCGCAGCCGATCTCGAGACCCTGCTGGCCACCGAGGTCGACGGCAAGCCGTTGTCCGAGGTTGTTGTCGAAGAGGGCGCTGTCCTCGGCGAAAAGGTTGTTGTCCGTCGTATCTCCCGCGTTGAGGGAACCACGGTTGACGCCTACCTGCACAAGACGTCCAAGGACCTCCCGGCCCAGGTCGGCGTCCTGTTCGCTGTTGACGGTGAAGGCGAAGCCGCTGCCACCGCCGCGCACGACATCGCTGTCCACGTTGCAGCCATGGCTCCGAACTACCTGACCCGCGACGACGTTCCGGCCGAACTGGTCGAGTCCGAGCGACGCATCGCCGAAGAGACCGCCAAGGCTGAAGGCAAGCCCGAAGCTGCTCTTTCGAAGATCGTTGAAGGCCGCGTTACGGGCTTCTACAAGGGCGAAGTTCTGGTTGACCAGGCATTCGCCAAGGATTCCAAGAAGACTGTTGCACAGGTCCTCGAAGAAGCCGGCGTCAAGGCAACCGCAGTAACCCGTTTCCGCGTAGGAAACTAG
- the pyrH gene encoding UMP kinase, with product METVNTAIQPEKTRRRVLLKLSGEVIGGGKLGVDPETVRAIAKQIAAAVSDVEVAIVVGGGNFFRGAELSQSGMDRSRADYMGMLGTVMNCLALQDFLEQAGVETRVQSAITMGQVAEAYIPRRAIRHMEKGRVVIFGAGAGLPYFSTDTVAAQRALEVHADVVLMAKSGVDGVYTADPKKDPTAEKLDVLSYDDALRRDIRVMDQTAMTMCKDNKLSMVVFGMEGEGNVTRAILGETLGTRVTP from the coding sequence ATGGAAACCGTCAACACTGCAATCCAGCCCGAGAAGACCCGCCGACGTGTACTTCTGAAACTTTCCGGTGAGGTCATCGGCGGAGGCAAGCTCGGCGTCGATCCTGAAACCGTCCGGGCCATCGCCAAGCAGATCGCCGCAGCTGTCTCCGACGTCGAGGTGGCAATCGTCGTAGGTGGAGGTAACTTCTTCCGCGGCGCAGAGCTGTCGCAGAGCGGCATGGACCGTTCCCGCGCCGACTACATGGGCATGCTCGGCACGGTCATGAACTGCCTGGCCCTGCAGGACTTCCTGGAGCAGGCAGGCGTTGAAACCCGCGTCCAGAGCGCCATCACGATGGGCCAGGTTGCCGAGGCCTACATTCCCCGCCGTGCCATCCGCCACATGGAGAAGGGCCGCGTCGTCATCTTCGGTGCAGGCGCCGGACTGCCCTACTTCTCCACTGATACCGTGGCAGCCCAGCGTGCCCTCGAAGTCCATGCCGACGTGGTCCTCATGGCCAAGAGCGGTGTGGATGGCGTCTACACTGCCGATCCCAAGAAAGACCCCACAGCCGAGAAGCTGGATGTCCTCAGCTACGACGACGCCCTGCGCCGGGACATCCGCGTCATGGACCAGACGGCCATGACCATGTGCAAGGACAACAAACTGTCCATGGTGGTCTTCGGCATGGAAGGCGAGGGCAACGTTACCCGTGCCATCCTCGGCGAGACGCTGGGAACCCGGGTTACTCCCTAG
- the frr gene encoding ribosome recycling factor: protein MIEETLLEAGEKMDKAVEVAKDDFATIRTGRANPGLYNKVIVEYYGTPTPLQQLASFGVPDARTILITPYDKTALRDIEKALSDSEVGANPSNDGNVIRVTIPELTKERRKEYVKIVKGKGEDAKVSIRSIRRKAKDTLDKLVKDGEAGEDEGARAEKELDALTKQHVDSIDELLKRKEAELLEV from the coding sequence GTGATCGAAGAGACCTTGCTCGAAGCCGGCGAAAAGATGGACAAGGCGGTTGAGGTAGCCAAGGACGATTTCGCCACGATCCGTACGGGTCGGGCGAACCCCGGTCTCTACAACAAGGTGATTGTCGAGTACTACGGCACCCCCACGCCGCTCCAGCAGTTGGCTTCCTTCGGTGTTCCCGACGCCCGGACCATCCTCATCACGCCCTACGACAAAACCGCTCTGCGCGACATTGAGAAGGCGTTGAGCGATTCCGAGGTTGGTGCCAACCCCTCGAACGACGGCAACGTCATCCGCGTGACCATTCCTGAACTCACCAAGGAGCGTCGCAAGGAGTACGTCAAGATTGTCAAGGGCAAGGGTGAGGATGCCAAGGTCTCCATCCGCAGCATCCGCCGCAAGGCAAAGGACACCCTGGACAAGCTCGTCAAGGACGGCGAAGCCGGCGAAGATGAGGGTGCCCGCGCTGAGAAGGAGCTCGACGCCCTGACCAAGCAGCACGTTGACAGCATCGACGAGCTGCTCAAGCGCAAGGAAGCCGAGCTGCTCGAGGTCTGA
- a CDS encoding phosphatidate cytidylyltransferase produces the protein MNQAEPAPAGRVPTRDTPQRARRVRTNPTPKAGRNLPAAIGVGLSMLLAVLGGLLFLPLGFVLLTTAFAVLGVWEVFRALEAQGTRMPIIPVMVGSLVMPVSAYFGGLEGLLFTMTASSVAVLLWRSIESAAGAPRSVFAGVFTLAWIPFLISFASLSLHTTSGPTPVGFWPDGIPEGAWQIASMLLLVVSNDTFGYIVGASFGKHPMAPKISPKKSWEGFAGSVGGAMLIGVLACIFLLDKPWWVGLLLAVGMVAAATAGDLAESMVKRELGVKDMSSILPGHGGVMDRLDSIVFAAPVAYVLFALLSGV, from the coding sequence ATGAACCAGGCTGAGCCGGCACCCGCTGGACGGGTCCCGACACGCGATACCCCTCAGCGCGCCAGGCGCGTACGGACGAACCCCACGCCAAAGGCCGGCCGGAACCTCCCGGCGGCCATCGGCGTCGGGCTTTCCATGCTTTTGGCGGTTTTGGGCGGACTGCTTTTCCTCCCCTTGGGATTCGTCCTGCTCACCACGGCATTTGCTGTGTTGGGTGTGTGGGAAGTTTTCCGGGCCCTCGAAGCCCAGGGCACCAGGATGCCGATCATCCCCGTGATGGTTGGCAGCCTGGTGATGCCGGTATCGGCCTATTTTGGCGGCCTTGAAGGTTTGCTGTTCACCATGACGGCGAGTTCCGTGGCCGTCCTGCTGTGGCGCTCCATCGAGAGCGCCGCTGGAGCGCCGCGGAGCGTGTTCGCCGGTGTGTTCACCCTGGCGTGGATTCCTTTCCTCATCAGCTTCGCGTCGCTGTCCTTGCACACCACCAGCGGCCCCACCCCTGTGGGCTTTTGGCCGGACGGGATCCCCGAAGGGGCATGGCAGATTGCGTCCATGCTGCTGTTGGTTGTTTCCAACGACACGTTTGGGTACATCGTTGGGGCGTCCTTCGGGAAGCACCCCATGGCTCCAAAAATCAGTCCCAAAAAGTCGTGGGAGGGTTTCGCGGGGTCGGTGGGTGGAGCCATGCTGATTGGCGTCCTGGCCTGTATCTTCCTCCTCGACAAGCCCTGGTGGGTGGGCTTGCTCCTGGCCGTTGGCATGGTGGCCGCAGCTACGGCAGGCGACCTCGCCGAGTCCATGGTCAAACGTGAACTGGGCGTCAAGGACATGAGCAGTATCCTGCCTGGCCACGGTGGCGTCATGGACCGCCTGGACTCCATTGTGTTCGCGGCCCCTGTAGCCTATGTTCTGTTCGCGCTGCTCAGCGGCGTCTGA
- a CDS encoding DivIVA domain-containing protein, with protein sequence MSVDIRRQIPATFDRVERSKYGYNAKQVDEFLQRARTSFENPVGTADQVASVDVRDVAFDPVKGGYDAHSVDAALDRLEDAFARRERDDLISQQGEEAWLRQIGKLSGILRGRLHRPDGERFRRPSSRRARSYNIQDVDALCAELVGYLEHDQVLSVDTVRRAVFRAAKGDEGYEEAQVDAFLARAVELMAAID encoded by the coding sequence GTGTCCGTGGATATTCGACGCCAGATTCCCGCAACGTTCGATCGCGTGGAGCGCAGCAAGTACGGCTATAACGCCAAACAAGTTGACGAGTTCCTCCAGCGTGCCAGGACATCGTTCGAGAACCCCGTGGGTACCGCTGACCAGGTGGCCAGCGTGGACGTGCGGGACGTGGCCTTTGATCCCGTCAAAGGTGGGTACGACGCCCATAGCGTGGACGCCGCCCTGGACCGTCTCGAGGATGCATTTGCACGCCGCGAGCGTGACGACCTGATCAGCCAGCAGGGCGAAGAAGCCTGGCTGCGCCAGATCGGCAAACTCTCCGGCATCCTGCGGGGCCGCCTTCACCGGCCCGATGGCGAGCGGTTCCGTCGACCTTCCAGTAGGCGGGCGCGCAGCTACAACATCCAGGACGTGGACGCCCTGTGTGCTGAACTGGTGGGATACCTTGAGCACGACCAGGTCCTGAGCGTGGACACTGTCCGCCGGGCCGTGTTCCGGGCGGCCAAGGGCGATGAAGGCTACGAAGAAGCCCAGGTGGACGCTTTCCTGGCCCGCGCCGTAGAGCTCATGGCGGCCATCGACTAA
- a CDS encoding sodium/solute symporter translates to MNPAVGLFAFLAVSLATAVIGFYGLRISRTTGDFYVASRTVPPWWNASAIGGEYLSAASFLGVAGLILLSGTDALWFPVGYTAGYLMLLLFVAAPLRRSGAYTIPDFTEARLDSALVRRVTSLVVVAVGWLYIVPQLHGAALTIRITTGLPSWVGSTAVVVVVCLTVVAGGMRSITFVQAFQYWLKLTALAVPVVFVLLVLAGNGTAPQAPLPINPTGQASAGAYQHISLLVALLFGTLGLPHVLVRFYTNPDGQSARRTTLIVLGLLSVFYLFPTVSGAVGRMFAPELAQSGQADALVLLLPGKLIGGTAGDLLSALVVAGAFAAFLSTTSGLVVSLSGVISQDLFGGSVKGFRLAAVLAAVVPLGFALMTDTLALAGSVGLVFAFTASTICPVLLLGIWWRGLTDAGAIAGMLTGALLCGGAMVVGTLMGSGNAPAWLAQPAAWSVPAAFAVTVVVSLATKSRVPASVNRVMSRLHVPERPVVTER, encoded by the coding sequence ATGAACCCGGCTGTGGGCCTTTTCGCGTTCCTTGCCGTGTCGCTGGCGACAGCAGTCATCGGCTTCTACGGTCTGCGCATCTCGCGGACAACCGGCGACTTCTACGTGGCCTCGCGAACCGTCCCGCCCTGGTGGAATGCCTCTGCAATCGGCGGCGAGTACCTGTCCGCCGCCAGCTTTCTGGGCGTGGCCGGACTGATCCTGCTCTCGGGAACGGACGCGCTCTGGTTCCCCGTGGGCTACACCGCCGGTTACTTGATGCTGTTGCTCTTTGTCGCCGCTCCCCTCCGTCGTTCAGGCGCCTACACCATTCCCGACTTCACCGAAGCCCGCCTGGATTCGGCGCTGGTCCGCCGCGTGACCAGCCTGGTGGTGGTTGCCGTTGGCTGGCTGTACATCGTCCCGCAACTCCACGGGGCGGCGCTCACCATCCGCATCACCACCGGACTGCCGTCGTGGGTAGGTTCGACGGCGGTTGTTGTGGTGGTGTGCCTCACCGTGGTGGCAGGTGGCATGCGTTCCATCACGTTTGTCCAGGCGTTCCAATATTGGTTGAAACTGACTGCCCTGGCAGTTCCGGTGGTCTTCGTGCTGCTGGTGCTGGCCGGTAACGGAACGGCACCCCAGGCGCCGCTTCCCATCAACCCCACCGGCCAGGCCTCCGCCGGCGCGTACCAGCACATTTCCCTGTTGGTGGCGTTGCTCTTCGGAACCCTGGGCCTGCCCCACGTCCTGGTGCGGTTCTACACCAACCCGGACGGGCAATCCGCCCGCAGAACAACACTCATTGTGCTGGGCCTGCTCTCCGTCTTTTATCTTTTTCCCACCGTGTCCGGCGCGGTGGGACGAATGTTCGCGCCCGAACTCGCACAGTCCGGCCAGGCCGATGCCTTGGTCCTTCTGCTCCCCGGCAAGCTGATAGGGGGCACCGCCGGAGACCTTCTCTCCGCCCTCGTCGTCGCCGGAGCCTTCGCCGCTTTCCTGTCCACCACCTCAGGGTTGGTGGTTTCGCTGTCAGGCGTCATCAGCCAGGACCTCTTCGGCGGAAGCGTCAAGGGCTTCCGCCTCGCAGCGGTGCTGGCCGCCGTCGTGCCGTTGGGCTTTGCCTTGATGACCGACACCCTGGCCCTTGCCGGGAGCGTTGGCCTGGTCTTCGCGTTCACGGCCTCCACCATCTGCCCGGTCCTGCTCCTGGGAATCTGGTGGCGCGGCCTGACCGACGCCGGTGCGATTGCCGGAATGCTGACCGGTGCACTCCTCTGCGGTGGTGCCATGGTGGTGGGTACGCTCATGGGATCAGGAAACGCACCCGCGTGGCTTGCCCAGCCGGCGGCGTGGAGCGTTCCGGCAGCGTTCGCGGTGACGGTGGTCGTTTCCCTTGCAACGAAAAGCCGTGTGCCGGCGTCTGTGAACCGCGTCATGTCGCGGCTGCACGTTCCGGAGCGGCCGGTGGTCACCGAGCGCTAG